TCGACGGTGGCGTATCTCGGGCTCGAGGCGCGCGCGGTCGAGGTGCAGGTGCAGCTCATCCCCGGTCTGCCCGCGTTCAACGTCGTCGGCCTTGCCGACAAGGCAGTGGCGGAAAGCCGCGAGCGCGTGCGCGGTGCGATCGCCTCGATGGGGCTGGCGCTGCCGCCCAAGCGAATCGTCGTCAACATGTCGCCCGCCGATCTGCCCAAGGAAGGATCGCATTTCGACCTGCCGATCGCGCTGGCGCTGCTCGGCGCGATGGGCGTGATCGACGCCGAGCAGCTCGGCGATTTCGTGGTGGTCGGCGAACTCGGCCTCGACGCGCGGATCGCGCCGTCGCCGGGCGTGCTGCTGGCGGCGCTGCACGCATCGGCCGAGGGCAAGGGGCTGATCTGCCCGGCGTCGCAAGGCGCCGAAGCGGCCTGGGCCGGCTCGGTCGGCGTGCTCGCCGCGCCCGACATCCTTTCGCTGGTGAACCACTTCAAGGGCCACGGGCTGATCGGCGCACCTGAGCCGGGCGAGGCGATCGACGTGGCACACGGCCCCGATCTCAAACAGGTGAAGGGGCAGGAAACCGCCAAGCGCGCGCTCGAAATCGCCGCAGCGGGCGGGCACAATCTGCTGATGGTCGGGCCACCCGGCGCGGGCAAGTCGCTGATGGCGTCGTGCCTGCCTGGCATCCTGCCGCCGCTCGACGCCGCCGAGGCGCTGGAAGTGTCGATGGTGGCGAGCGTCGCCGGCACGCTTGCCGGCGGGCGGCTGACCCGCACGCGGCCCTTCCGCAACCCCCACCATTCCGCGTCGATGGCGGCGCTGACCGGCGGCGGGCTGAAGGTGAAGCCGGGCGAGGTCAGCCTCGCGCATCTCGGCGTGCTGTTCCTCGACGAACTGCCCGAATTCCAGCGCGCGGTGCTCGATTCGCTGCGCCAGCCGCTCGAGACCGGCACGGTCAGCGTCGCGCGCGCCAACGCGCACGTCACCTTCCCCGCGCGCGTGCAGTTGATCGCGGCGATGAACCCGTGCCGCTGCGGGCACCTTGGCGATGCCGCGCTCGCCTGTTCGCGCGCGCCCAAATGCGCGGCGGACTATCAGGCCAAGGTGTCCGGCCCGCTGCTCGACCGAATTGACCTGCACGTCGAGGTGCAGGCGCTCTCCGCCGCCGATCTCGTCCTGCCGCCCCCCGCCGAAGGCTCGGCCGAGGTGCGCGCCCGCGTCGCGGCGGCACGCGTCGTGCAGACCGCGCGCTACGCCGACCATCCGATCCGCACCAACGCCGAAGTCGATGGCGTGCTGCTCGACGCGGTGGCGACGCCCGATGAGGCGGGCAGGGCGCTGCTCGCGCAAGCCTCCGAAGCGATGCGACTATCGGCGCGCGGCTACACCCGCATCCTGCGCGTCGCGCGCACCATCGCCGATCTCGCTGGCAGCGAAGGGGTAGGGCGGCTGCACATTGCCGAGGCGCTCAGCTACCGGCGGCGGGCGCCGGTGTCGTAGCGGCTTACGCCCACCTTTCAGCGTTCTGCTCCCCTCCCTGGAAGCAGGGGAATCGCATTTGGCGATGAGAGGGCTATCCAAGTTTGATAGATTGGATTCTGTAGTCTCTCCTGGGTTGCCGGGGAGATTGGTATGCGCGGGTTCCGTGAGGTGTTCGATGTCGTGCCGGACCCACGACGTTCGAACAGCAGCCATGCTTTGCCGGATATCTTGCTGATCGCGTTCGCCGCGCTGCTGTGTGGGGCCGAGACATGCGTCGATATCGCCGAGTTCGGCGAGGCGAAGCGGGACTGTCTTGGCCAGTTCCTGAAGCTGGATCATGGAACGCCGAGCCACGACACGTTCAGCCGGGTCTTTCGCACGCTCGATCCGCCGTCGTTCGAGCGGGCGTTTCAGCGCTTCGTCAGTGCTTTTGCCGCAACGCTGGAGCGCCAGGGGATCGCCGGGCCAATCATTGCCATCGACGGCAAGTCGTTGCGGGGGGCCGTCGATAGCGCGCGCCGCACCATGCCTTTGCATCTGGTGAGCGCCTGGGCGGCCGATCATCGGCTGGTGCTGAGCCAGTGCCGCGCGCATAATCGCAGCGAAGTCACCGCGGCCCGCGAGATCATCGCCCTGCTCGACCTGACCGGCTGTACGGTTACCGCCGATGCGCTGCATGCCAGCCGCCGGACGGTCTCGGCGATACGGGCGCGCGGTGGCGACTATGCTCTGATCATCAAAGGCAATCGCGGACCGCTGCACGCCGCGATCCGGGATCTGCTCGCCGATCCCGACGCCGCACAGGCTGCCAGCACCAGCGAGACCGCGCATGGCAGATACGAAGAGCGGCGGGCATGGGTCGTCCCCGCGCCCGCCGACTGGGCCGATCGATATGGCTTCGAGGGTCTGGGCGCCATCGTGCGGATCGACAGTCTGCGCCGCGTCAAAGGCGAGGAGCAAACCGACACCCGCTATGCCATCCTCTCCCGCTTCCTGCCGCCGCGCGAGGCGCTTCGGGTGATCAGGGCACACTGGACGATCGAGAATCAGCAACACTGGCTGCTCGATGTCGCCTTCGGCGAAGATCGCATCCACACCCGATCCGATCACTGCGCCGAAAACCTCGCCCTCCTGCGAAGGCTCGCCCTCAACCTTCTCCAGCACGATCCAAGAAAGCTTTCCATCCGCGCCAAAATCAAACGCGCCGGATGGGATGACCACTACCTCGCAACCCTCCTCCGCCAAATGCGATAGCCCTGCCCTGGAAGGGAGGGGCCGGGGGTGGGTTGCTCTCGATAGCGTGGAACGGCATCCTCATGCCATGCCTAGAGTCGCGCCCCACATGACGGCAAACGCTCGCCTGTTGCGCAACGCCGCGACCGCAGAGGAGCGCGCCTTATGGTCACGCCTCTGCCACCTGCGCCCCCGCTTCACGCGGCAGCTTTCGATCGGCAGCTATATCGTCGACTTCGCCTGCCGCTCGATCAAATTGGCAGTCGAACTCGACGGCAGTCAACATCTCGATGCGGCCGCCTATGACGATAGGCGCACGCTATTCCTCGAAAGCGTCGGTTGGCGGGTCTTGCGATACTGGAATAGTGAGGTTCGCGATAATCCCGATGGCGTGGCCGAGGCGATCATGGCCGCTGTCGCCGCACACTCTCGACCGACCCACCCCCAACCCCTCCCTTCCAGGGAGGGGCTTTAACGGCGGTTTCAAGGGCCCGTTGAAGCGCTAGAACCTCATTTAGCCGGCGTAATCTCCACGATCTCGATCGCGTCGGCCTTGCCCCCGAAATCGCACATTTCGCCGTCTTCCGCGCCGATCATCGCGCGGGCGAGCGGGGCGGAGAAGGCGATTCGGCCAGCCGCCGGATCGCTCTCGTCGAAGCCGACGATCTCGATCTCGCGGCTCGCCCCGCCCAGCGTGAACGCCACGCGCGTGCCGATCGCGACCGTTTCGCCGGTTGCAGGCGCGGCCACCTCGGCGGTGGTTTCGCGCGTCGACCAATAGCGCAGGTCGCGCTCGGCAAGCGTTCTCGCATCCTCGTCGGTCGCGGTGGCGACATCGGCGCGCAGTTCGGCGATGCGTGTGCGGATCAGCGCCAGCCCGCGCGGGGTGACGAGATTGGGGCCGGGCGGGATCGGCAGCTCGAACCGGGGTTCCTTATGCTCCTCGTCGCTCTCGCGCCGGAATGCCACACTCACGCACATCTCTCCTGATCGTCAATCGAGTCTTCTCGCGCATGTGTAACGGCGCGGCCAGAGGATTGTTGCGATCCGGGTCAAACCCGCGTCAGCGCGCGCACGCCACCACATCGTCGGCGACAGTGCCGATCGCGACGCGCGCGATGCTCGTCTCGAACCTTTGCGCGGTGCTGAGCTGGAAGGGCGTTTCGATCCGGCTCATGTCGGCGGTCTTCACGAAGCATTTGAGCGGGATGCCGACCGTCCGCCACACCCCGACCGGCAGCTTGGCCGGCGCGATCGGCACTGTGGCGGTGCAGGTCGGCCCGCAGGTGACGCCGATCGTCAGATCGGCCGGGGGTGGGCTTTCGATCCGCATCGTCGCCAGCACCATCAGTTCGCCATTGGTTTCCCGGCTAAGGTCGATCGGCGTCTGGGTGTGGAGCGCGATGACCTGCGGCCCGCCGCCCGCCAGCGCGAAGTGCCGCGCGCCTTCCTGCACCTCATGGTCGATCGCGGTGATCTTGACCCGTCCGCCGAGCGCCTGCGCCGGCACCGTGGTGATCCGCGTCACGCCGACCACGCCGTCGCTCACCTGAAGCGACCAGCCCGGCGTCGCCACGCCGGCGGACATATACACGCCGGTATCGCCATCATCGATCACGCCGGGGTCTTCCGACAAGGGCTTCCACGCCACCTTGGGTTCGCGCCCGCTCAATCCGTAGCCGAACGGGTATAGCACCGGCCCGCCCGGCTTGGCGGTGAGCGGCCAGGCGGCAGGCAGCTTGCCGGTGAACGGCGCGCCGCCCACGCCGAACAGCCGGTCGGCGACGCCAGCGCCCTCGGTGCCCGGCAGCCACGCGACGACGAAGCCGTCGGCGGCGTTGAGTTCAGGGCTGACGAACAGGGGGCGCCCGGTCAGCATCACCGCGACGACGGGAATCCCCGCCGCCTTCAGCCGCCGCATCGTCTCCAGCGGCTTGCGCAGTTCGGGGCGGAGTTGCAGCGTGCGCAGATCGCCCTGGAATTCGGCATACGGCGTTTCACCGAACACCACGATCGCGGCATCGGGCTTGCGGGTGTAATGCCCGTCGGGGGCATATTCGGCGTGACCGCCCGCTGCTTTCACCGCTGCGTCGATGCCGCCCCACAGGGTCGTCGCGCCGGGGAACATGCTGCGATCGAGCCCGGTGCCCTGCCAGCTCAGCGTCCAGCCACCCGATTGCCGCCCGACATCGTCGGCGCCGTCACCAGCGACGAGGATGTTGGCGGCGGCGCGCAGCGGCAGCACGCCGGTGTTCTTGAGCAGCACCAGCGACTTGCCGACCGCTTCGCGCGCGATCGCGCGGTGCGCGGGCGCGCCGAGCACGCTCCAGTCGCCGGCGAGCGCGCGCGACGAGGGTTTGCCCATTTCGAACAGCCCGAGCCGCAGCTTCACGCGCAGGATTCGCGCCACCGCATCGTCGAGCCGCGCGATCGGCACGGTCCCGTCCTTCACCTGTGCGATCAGCGATCCGTACAGCGCCTTCCAGCTATCGGGCGCCATATACATGTCGATGCCGGCGTTGATCGC
This genomic stretch from Sphingomonas panacis harbors:
- a CDS encoding YifB family Mg chelatase-like AAA ATPase encodes the protein MVASVSTVAYLGLEARAVEVQVQLIPGLPAFNVVGLADKAVAESRERVRGAIASMGLALPPKRIVVNMSPADLPKEGSHFDLPIALALLGAMGVIDAEQLGDFVVVGELGLDARIAPSPGVLLAALHASAEGKGLICPASQGAEAAWAGSVGVLAAPDILSLVNHFKGHGLIGAPEPGEAIDVAHGPDLKQVKGQETAKRALEIAAAGGHNLLMVGPPGAGKSLMASCLPGILPPLDAAEALEVSMVASVAGTLAGGRLTRTRPFRNPHHSASMAALTGGGLKVKPGEVSLAHLGVLFLDELPEFQRAVLDSLRQPLETGTVSVARANAHVTFPARVQLIAAMNPCRCGHLGDAALACSRAPKCAADYQAKVSGPLLDRIDLHVEVQALSAADLVLPPPAEGSAEVRARVAAARVVQTARYADHPIRTNAEVDGVLLDAVATPDEAGRALLAQASEAMRLSARGYTRILRVARTIADLAGSEGVGRLHIAEALSYRRRAPVS
- a CDS encoding GreA/GreB family elongation factor: MSVAFRRESDEEHKEPRFELPIPPGPNLVTPRGLALIRTRIAELRADVATATDEDARTLAERDLRYWSTRETTAEVAAPATGETVAIGTRVAFTLGGASREIEIVGFDESDPAAGRIAFSAPLARAMIGAEDGEMCDFGGKADAIEIVEITPAK
- a CDS encoding ISAs1 family transposase, with the protein product MRGFREVFDVVPDPRRSNSSHALPDILLIAFAALLCGAETCVDIAEFGEAKRDCLGQFLKLDHGTPSHDTFSRVFRTLDPPSFERAFQRFVSAFAATLERQGIAGPIIAIDGKSLRGAVDSARRTMPLHLVSAWAADHRLVLSQCRAHNRSEVTAAREIIALLDLTGCTVTADALHASRRTVSAIRARGGDYALIIKGNRGPLHAAIRDLLADPDAAQAASTSETAHGRYEERRAWVVPAPADWADRYGFEGLGAIVRIDSLRRVKGEEQTDTRYAILSRFLPPREALRVIRAHWTIENQQHWLLDVAFGEDRIHTRSDHCAENLALLRRLALNLLQHDPRKLSIRAKIKRAGWDDHYLATLLRQMR
- a CDS encoding glycoside hydrolase family 3 protein, with the translated sequence MISKTVLAGLACATAAALPAQTPSTAPVTPAPTIHPELWPTATWPVAAKPADEARIAGLLKRMTLEEKVGQILQANITNITPEEVRQYHIGSVLNGGNAGPGGDDFAPAPKWLELADQLWAASVDTSKGGVGIPMLWGTDAVHGHSNIVGATLFPQNIGLGATRDPGLIERIGAATAAEIRTTGQEWTFAPTITVPQDYRWGRAYEGYSSDPDLVASYVQHMILGLQGPPDGSRILAGPHVLASTKHFIGDGGTFEGHDQGDARISETVLRDIHGKPYVPAVEAGVGTVMTSFSSWQGRKIAGEKGLVTGVLKGRMHFGGFVVTDWNAHGQIAGCTNESCPQAINAGIDMYMAPDSWKALYGSLIAQVKDGTVPIARLDDAVARILRVKLRLGLFEMGKPSSRALAGDWSVLGAPAHRAIAREAVGKSLVLLKNTGVLPLRAAANILVAGDGADDVGRQSGGWTLSWQGTGLDRSMFPGATTLWGGIDAAVKAAGGHAEYAPDGHYTRKPDAAIVVFGETPYAEFQGDLRTLQLRPELRKPLETMRRLKAAGIPVVAVMLTGRPLFVSPELNAADGFVVAWLPGTEGAGVADRLFGVGGAPFTGKLPAAWPLTAKPGGPVLYPFGYGLSGREPKVAWKPLSEDPGVIDDGDTGVYMSAGVATPGWSLQVSDGVVGVTRITTVPAQALGGRVKITAIDHEVQEGARHFALAGGGPQVIALHTQTPIDLSRETNGELMVLATMRIESPPPADLTIGVTCGPTCTATVPIAPAKLPVGVWRTVGIPLKCFVKTADMSRIETPFQLSTAQRFETSIARVAIGTVADDVVACAR
- a CDS encoding endonuclease domain-containing protein translates to MPRVAPHMTANARLLRNAATAEERALWSRLCHLRPRFTRQLSIGSYIVDFACRSIKLAVELDGSQHLDAAAYDDRRTLFLESVGWRVLRYWNSEVRDNPDGVAEAIMAAVAAHSRPTHPQPLPSREGL